TTTTGACTTGAGTATCAGCCAACTCATCAGTTTCCGAAAGCAGTTTGATCGCAAAATCTGGACACAAAGGTAGAAACTTCTTTCTTTGCGCTTGAGTTAAAGCATTCCAGCGCTCAATTCTTACCCAAGAAACATCAGGAGAACGCGTTGCACCATTTGGTGAGCGAAAACCTGTCGAAGAGTCAAAAGCTTTTCCGAGGTTGGTTTGGCGATTCCAATTACCAAGGTCAATATAAATTTCAAGGTTTCTATTTCCCGTCTCTCCTCCCCTAGGTGGCATAATAATTAATTCTCCCCTAGTGGTTAATTCTAATTGCAACTCGCGATTAGCAGCGGCGAGTTGTTCGAACTGCTCATCAGTAAGTTTGAGAACTAGGGGAAGTTGTAGAGTGACACTCATATTACATCAAATCCTAGGATTAATGCCAGAAAAAAGCGATCGCTGCTTCTCAAGTGTAATTAAAAGCGATCGCACTTCTTAAATCACGAACTATCGATAAGTTAATTTTGGTTCGGGCTGCGCATTAACGATTTCATTTGCTACTTTAAAATCTTGCGCGATTAAGCGTGCAGTCATTTTAGCCGACATCATGACGCTGGGAGTTCCCGCCCCTGGTTGCGTTCCCGCACCGACAAGATAGAGATTTGCAATATCTTCGCTACGATTGTGCGGACGGAAAAACGCTGACTGGTACAACCGAGGTTCTGGACCAAAAGCATTACCTACATACGAATTAAGTGTATGCTCGAAGTAATCTGGCGTAATAAAGCTTTTGTGTACTAAACGCTCAGTCAATCCTGGTAAATAACCGCGTTCGTCGATAAACTTCAAAACCGTATCCGCCAGCGGTTCTCCCAATTGCTGCCAATCTAATTTAGAACCATTATGCGGTACAGGTAATAGAGTATATGCCGCATGATGACCAGGAGGAGCGAGCGACGGGTCGGTTAATGTGGGAACGTGTAAGTATTGTGAGAAATCTGCTGCTAAAATCTTACGTCCAAAGATATCTCTTAAAAGTTCTTCATAGCGTGGACCGAGGATGATCGTGTGGTGGCGCAGTTTGTCTGCTTCGTGGCCATCGGCTTTGAATCCAAAATAAATGACAAACAATGACATCGACTGTTGAGTGAGTTTGATGCGGATATCACTATTCCACCGTCGATATTTCGAGTCAATTAATTTACCGTAAGTATTTGCCCAATCGCCGTTAGATACTACCAAATCGGCATTTAATACACTACTATCTGCTAAAGTGATACCTGTGGCAACTTTTTTGCGTCCTTGGCGCGTAACATTAATCTGGGTAACTTCGGCATTATAAAGCATTTTACCACCGAGTTCTTCAAATTTGCGCACAAAGCCATTCACAAGTGCGCCTGTACCACCCATCGCGAAATGAATACCCCAGGTTTTCTCAACAAAGTGAATCATCGCGTAAATTGCGGGAACAGATAGCGGATTTCCGCCGACTAGCAAAGTT
This is a stretch of genomic DNA from Chroogloeocystis siderophila 5.2 s.c.1. It encodes these proteins:
- the crtI gene encoding phytoene desaturase family protein — protein: MSRQQAIVIGAGIGGLAMGIRLQSLGFDTTIVEKLDSPGGRAYVRHADGFTFDMGPTVITVPHFIEELFSLERDRADLATPDFPDEIVDESKRIKTGVSGGSNTSRYVKIVPILPFYRIYFDDGSFFDYDGDPVHTREQIQRLGEPGDLEGYERFHQDAKAIFDRGFLELGYTHFGTVGSMLKVAPDLIRLDAVRNLFSFSSKYFKSDKLRQVFSFETLLVGGNPLSVPAIYAMIHFVEKTWGIHFAMGGTGALVNGFVRKFEELGGKMLYNAEVTQINVTRQGRKKVATGITLADSSVLNADLVVSNGDWANTYGKLIDSKYRRWNSDIRIKLTQQSMSLFVIYFGFKADGHEADKLRHHTIILGPRYEELLRDIFGRKILAADFSQYLHVPTLTDPSLAPPGHHAAYTLLPVPHNGSKLDWQQLGEPLADTVLKFIDERGYLPGLTERLVHKSFITPDYFEHTLNSYVGNAFGPEPRLYQSAFFRPHNRSEDIANLYLVGAGTQPGAGTPSVMMSAKMTARLIAQDFKVANEIVNAQPEPKLTYR
- a CDS encoding Uma2 family endonuclease; amino-acid sequence: MSVTLQLPLVLKLTDEQFEQLAAANRELQLELTTRGELIIMPPRGGETGNRNLEIYIDLGNWNRQTNLGKAFDSSTGFRSPNGATRSPDVSWVRIERWNALTQAQRKKFLPLCPDFAIKLLSETDELADTQVKMQEYLDNGLQLGWLIDPSTKQVEIYRAGQEVKILAAPTTLSGEDVLPGFVLDLQPIFA